The sequence CACGTTCGGGGGCACGAGGTACACCGCCCCGCCGGTGAAATTATGGAGAATATCGCCGAACTCGCGCGGAAGGGCGTGATGCAAATCTGCCTGCTCGGACAGAACGTTAATTCCTACCATGACGGCGGAATACGTTACCCGGAACTGCTCGCGAAAATCGCCGCCGAAAGCGGTATCCCGCGTATCACATTCCTGACGTCTCACCCGAAGGATTTCTCGAAGGAGCTCGCGCGGGTGATGTCGGAATACCCGAATATCATGCCGTTCCTGCACCTGCCGTTCCAGTCGGGGAGCGACCGTATCCTCGCGGCGATGAACCGGAAGTATACCGTCGCGGCGTATATGGAGAAAATCGGATGGGCGAAGGAAATCCCCGGCATCGCGCTATCGACCGATATACTGGTCGGGTTTCCCGGGGAGACCGACGGGGATTTCGAGGCAACGATGCGGATAGTCGAGGAAGTGCGTTTCCACGACGCGTATATGTACCGTTATAGCGCGCGCCCGGGCACCGCGGCCGAGAAACTCCCCGACCAGGTGCCGGAGAAAGTCAAGCTCGCCCGGCTCGCCCGGCTCATCCCGCGCCAGAAGGCTATCGGCCGCGAGTTACTGGAAACCCATACCGGGGAAGTCCATACCGCGCTACTCGATTCGGTCAGCAAGAAAAACCCCCATATCCTGTCCGGCAGAACGCATAATAATATTCAGGTATTCGTAAAGGGCGGCACGGAAATGATCGGGAAGATCGTGACCGTGAGATTCACCGGCGGATCTGGGATAGGAGTGAAGGGAGAAATGATATAGAATAATTTTGACTTTTTATTTATTCTCCTTAAAATGCTCATATGGGAGAAAATATGTATAATCAAAAAGATTTCAGTACCATCGCCCGGATGATTTATGAAAGAATGCCTAAGGCGAGGAAGATATATCTGTTCGGAAGCTATGCGCGCGGCGACGCAAAAGAAAACAGCGATATTGATATCGCAATTCTTTCCGATGAACAGATAGATAGAAAGGAAAAAATGATGCTCCTCGGTAATCTATGGAACGACATCGGCGCGAAGGGTTTTCCCGTCGAATTTATTATTAAAACTCTATCCGATTTTGAAGAAGAAAAATCCCTGCCCACATTATCGAAAATCATCGCCCGTGAAGGAATGCTCTTATGGCAAAAGACTTAGATTCAATCATCGAAAGATGGAAATACAAAGCGGAT is a genomic window of Brevinematales bacterium containing:
- the miaB gene encoding tRNA (N6-isopentenyl adenosine(37)-C2)-methylthiotransferase MiaB; translation: MARFLIENYGCQMNSAEADSLRALLIASGHSEETDPARADIVIFNTCSVRKTAEQRIVGRLGFYRGLNQQNGTKIRSVVMGCMSRFSGTELRRKFPDIVGLVWGTYHKEQIIPYLDRLASGIAIKEEYLDWDSFDFLEASPEEQFPFKAFVPIAHGCDNYCSYCIVPHVRGHEVHRPAGEIMENIAELARKGVMQICLLGQNVNSYHDGGIRYPELLAKIAAESGIPRITFLTSHPKDFSKELARVMSEYPNIMPFLHLPFQSGSDRILAAMNRKYTVAAYMEKIGWAKEIPGIALSTDILVGFPGETDGDFEATMRIVEEVRFHDAYMYRYSARPGTAAEKLPDQVPEKVKLARLARLIPRQKAIGRELLETHTGEVHTALLDSVSKKNPHILSGRTHNNIQVFVKGGTEMIGKIVTVRFTGGSGIGVKGEMI
- a CDS encoding nucleotidyltransferase domain-containing protein, whose protein sequence is MYNQKDFSTIARMIYERMPKARKIYLFGSYARGDAKENSDIDIAILSDEQIDRKEKMMLLGNLWNDIGAKGFPVEFIIKTLSDFEEEKSLPTLSKIIAREGMLLWQKT